The nucleotide sequence GCCGAGTGGATATAGCTCGGGGATCGTGGTCCTAAAGGATCTGGGTTCTATTCTCGGCCGAGgaaatggcagagtttctttcatctgattcacctgttcacctagcagtaaaaaggacTTGGAAGTTagatgctacgggctgcatcctgggggattgtgtgtgtgtgtgtgtgtgtgtgtgtgtgtgtgtgtgtgtgtgtgtgtgtgtgtgtgtgtgtgtgtgtgtgtgtgttcctctagttatattcacctagttgtgtttgcgagggttgagctttgctctttcggcccgcctctcaactgtgtactaactacttttttttccacaccacaacacacacacccctggaagctgcccgtgacagctgactaatcccagatacctattaactgctaggtaacaggggcatacatGGTGAAAgagactttgcccatttgtttctgcttggtgcgggaatcgaacccgcgccacagaattacgagtcctgcgcaacagaattacgagtcctgcaggctaccaggcccctaggccccttgtgtgtgtgtgtgtgtgtgtgtgtgtgtgtgtgtgtgtgtgtgtgtactcacctagttgtgtttgcgggggttgagctctggctttttggtcccgcctctcaaccgtcaatcaacaggtgtacagattcctgagcctattgggctctatcatatctacacttgaaactgtgtatggagtcagcctccaccacatcacttcctaatgcattccatttgtcaaccactctgacactaaaaaagttctttctaatatctctgtggctcatttggtcactcagtttccacctgtgtccccttgtgcgtgtgccccttgtgttaaatagccagtctttatctaccctatcaattcccttcagaatcttaaatgtggtgatcatgtcccccctaactcttctgtcttccagcgaagtaaggtttaattcccgtagtctctcctcgtagctcatacctctcagctcgggtactagtctggtggcaaacctttgaaccttttcaagtttaatcttatccttgactagatatggactccatgctggggctgcatactccaggattggcctggcatatgtggtatacaaagttctgaatgattctttacacaagtttctgaatgtcgttcgtatattggccagcctggcatatgacactgatgttatcctcttgatatgggcttgataaggaatcgttcagaatattgtacaccacatacgtaggaccaatcctggagtatgcggtcccagcatgaagcccgtaccttgtcaaacacaagatgaagctggaaaaagttcagaggtatgccactagactagtcctagaactaagaggcatgaggtgcgaggaaaggctgcgggaaatgcaccttacgacactggaagatagaagagtgaggggagacatgatcattacctacaaaattctcagaggaattgacaggatagttaaagataaactgtttaacacgggtggtatgcgaacaagggtacAAAGATGgatactgagtacccaaatgagccacagggaggttagAAAAAAAAatccgtgtcagagtagttagcagatggaatgcattaggcagtgatgtggtggaggctgactccatacacagtttcaaatgtagatatgataaatgtAGATTGAAAAAATTAatattttcaaatgtagatagaaTCATTACTTCATTCACTGTGAAGCTCTGGCTACTGAAGGCTTCCTTGACTCCCTGTGAAATGTAATGAATGGGGTGGTAAAAGTTGTCATTCTCATCAAAGAAAGTTGACTGAATTGCCGTTTGTTTGAACAATTTTGCTTAAGGATTTTAGCTGACCGATAACAGTTATTGTATCTCATAGAAGTTAGGTCCCCTTTCCCGTGGACGAATTTTAAGTAGGActtaagaggtaaggatggagatttatattttctttttttataGAAAATCTCCATTGACAAATTTATTTTCCAATGATGGGTGGGTAGTAAAGCTGTCATATTTAACAAACATTTCCTCTAAGCACAAAGAACTTGATCTATAACAGCACAGGAGGGAAAATGGTGTAATTAAACACAGATGAAGATATTCAAAAGATCAGTAATGGTTTTCAAGCAGGTCTTAAAGCAGACAAACCTGTTTACGACAGCTTCACCTTGCTACACATTGAGGAAAACAATATAAACTAAACAATATAAACTAAACAATATAAACATTATTGGCAATAATAATGCCAATAATGTGTGAAGAATTTAAAACAAGACATAAATGCATCTTCCGTCTATGACAGCGAGTTTTGAACAATATTTTCCAGGCGAGAATTATATATGGTATATGAATATTTTTTGAAGTATATCTGAAATATAAGCACTGGAAAAGACCCATTAGCATTAGAAACCCCAGATTATGTTGTTGCTAAAACTTAACTCCTGATCAGGAAGAAGAGATAATCTGTATCACAAATGATAATTCATTAAGAATCAGCCACAAGACATTCTCATTGTCATCATTCTGGATCAGTGTATCCAAGGAATACGGAGATTACGGTATCCAGAGATTACGACCTGACAATGGTCCAAGATCGACCGGAACTTCATCGCTTCTTACCGATGTTCTTACCGTCGCTTCCTACCGATGTTCTTACCGTCGCTTCTTACCGATGTTCTTACCGTCGCTTCTTACCGATGTTCTTACCGTCGCTTCTTACCGATGTTCTTACCGTCGCTTCTTACCGATGTTCTTACCGTCGCTTCTTACCGATGTTCTTACCGTCGCTTCTTACCGATGTTCTTACCGATGTAAAACTGCGGAAAACCGCAGTTTTCTGATGTGCGGTttgatcatcatatcttcagccacgttattgtgactcatcgtctgcaatatTCCAACTTAAGTAAAGAAAGTATCTTGCACTTGGACTTGCTATGTTCTTTGACCTCTTACTTGTGGGAGGCTGGCTTCTCAACCCTAACAAGACTCAAGTCCAAGGAGAGACACCGCCTTAACCCTTCCGCCGATATGCGTGTGGCCTTGTCCTGCAAGCCAGAATGGACCAGGAGGAAACAAGGAACAAACACGCTCACAAAACACACTGAACAAGTAGGCCTAATTGCAAATTTCTCCTCTACTTTTgattattaaatttaataataataacaataataatcataaaaatagcaataataataataataataataataataataataataataataataataataataataataatgccagTAAAAAATATACATAGGAATATTATACAAgggattattataatatatacagtTGCAGAGTATGTACATTTATTAAGGCCACTAATTCACAAAGAGTATTTGTGCCTTCTTTAGTGTAAGAATTCAATCAGACTTCACTTAAAGGCACATGTAATCATTTCATGTGTCAATGTatgaatacacatacatatgaaTGTATAAAAATGTATGTATCATAACATATCGTAGTACGTTTCTGTTCACGCAAGATGAGTGTGCCAGTACTATACATTTGTACATGATATATGTCAGTGGGTCGTGAGGTTATTGCATAACATTAAACTGGGTCACGAACGAAAAAGTTTGAAGAAGCGCCGTCTAGAAGGACTGAGGTCAGTCCCGCGAGACTCGTTATTTCTCTCAGACATTATGGACtcatatttgtttaatatttgtTTTTATATAGGAAGTTAAACACGGTAAAATAAGTGAAAACATTGCAATTAATGAAGTTAtccacagactatttaacacgacATATTTAAGAAACAAAGAACTTTTCAATAAATAGTCAATGATGTAATGTTAGAGGGAAGGGAATGCAATATTACCAATTTCTCCTGTAGTTGGCGCACCCGTCAATAGATGGCACTGTTAGGCCGGGCGAGCGTTGGGTTGGGTGTTACATGATCTACATATTTTATAGAGAGCTTTCCTATCCTCCTTCCATAGTCTCTTGTTAGTGCGTATGTTTATTGTGTGTGGGGAAGGTAACGAGTCGGGCCACCTTCCTGCACTGGTCATTCAATCCCCAACTTTTTGAGGTGAAAACATTCTCTCTGTGCTTCAAGGTTTGTGTATAAAAGGATAGTTTACTGTTGTTGGTTGAAATCCATGAATGTTATGGAACCGGTGTTGTGTGACGTTAGTTGGTGTTTTACTTTTCATCCACAATGAAGGTGGTATCTGGGTGGTTTGTGTTTAGTCCTCTAATTTTCTCAACATACTCGCTCACCGATAATTTATTCAAATTTATTTACAAAGCTATAAGAAATGCAAACTGAAATTTAATTAACGTTTGATAATTGGAGTAAAAACAAACTAAATAGTTTACCCTTTTAATTGATCGTAGGTCTATTCACACTCTTAAAGGTAAATTGCAACCACCCTCCAGAACTTCTTGTACAAAGTTGTACCGCAttagattttgatttaattttaatgcggtaacttttttttttttttcttctctcaGATGTCTTCCTGTTCTTGGGTACTGTTAATATGGACGACCCTGGTAATATCACAAAATCTAGTCTTCGCACAACTTCCTACCGTGAGTAAACGTCGCCTTAAGAATTttgttcgattttttttttttttaatttgcctAAATCGCGGGGAAAAAAAATCAGTCATGAATGTCGTGCTAGCGTAGTCACAGCCTAAACAATTCTGTAACTTTGTTTTATTCATATTGATTTACCATGTTTCCTAATGAATTTTAAAACCACTAAAAAATTGCATTGTTGGCACTTCCCATCTATTGTGTATTAGACATCTCATTGCTAAATAATTGGGTATTAATACCACTCTTAACAAGTTTCCAATCAAAGCGTAACTTTATCGTAACCCTCTCAAtttaatataattataaatacattAGAGAAAATTATGTTTGTCGTTAAGGCCCTCCTCAACCATTAAGACTCAAACGGTGGTAAAGGGTACCTTAAGGTCTGTAACGAGTCGAGGAATTGTTCCCATCATTCACTATGGGTGGAAGATGAAGTATTGGCGTTTTACAACCAACTATTTGGTACTGCTTAGTCTTAAAGATGTTACACATCTTGCGCATCGTTTTATAAGTGTAGATTTGAATCTTAAAAGTTTTGGCGCCAGTCTTTTGATATACATTACTGTAGTATAAGACTTCTTTTATTATATACTCACTACGGCGCACCAGTGCCTGTATACAGCTCCTAGACCTGTAATTTCTATACGTACTCAGACGTATAATGGCGTATTTACATGTACTTTTAAATGGTTTGCCTTTCTCGAACCCATCAGCCTGGCTCTGGTTATGGCAGTCAGACCAGAGGTGCAGCTAGTACCAGCTCTCAGGGGTCATCGGGTCAACAAGGCAGCGGTCCAGTTGTAGGTGGCGGCCCGGGCGTCGGCAGCGGTCCACTTCTGGGTGCTGGATTAGGCCTTGGCAGCGGTGAAGTAGTAGGTATTAACCTCGGCCATGGCATTGGCGGCGGTCCGGCTGGCAGTTCTGGTCAAGGAGTAGGCGGCGGTGACAGGGCTGGACAGGTTAGCAGCGGACCTCGAGATACCTCTGGCAGCAGCGGTCCGGCTCCTTACGCTGGTGCAAGGTATGGCAGTCCACAAGTGAGCAGAGTGGATGCACTATTTAACCCCACTGTCACCCAGCTCTTCACCATCGACCGCTTCGTCACCCTCACTGATCAGGCTTTCCAGAGTGTGGCTGTCACCCTCACTTCCCTCACAGTCCAGACTGTCACCACTGGAACACGTGCAGTGAGTACTTGGTATGTATTGTGATAAACGATAGTCTGGACGCTGAGCTTAGactagttaagtgttctttcacaGGTGGCACAGACGCCGGTGGATGACCGCGTCGCCCTCCAGACAACGGTAGTTGTCAGACCTTCAACACTAACGGTCACGTACGTGCAGTCGGACTTCAGGATTGTTACTGAAAGGTCTCTAGACTACGTGACTCTCGCCCACACATCGTACGTAATCTTGCAGACTACCTACACTACTACTGCTACCCAAGTGTAAGTTCGATGCAAAGTCTACAGTATTGTACTGTAACTGCCAGTCTGTTGATTACTTGAAAGAATACCGATTAATTGACAAATTTACTCCCCACAGGCTGTCGTACACGACAACGCTGGTGAGAACAAACATCAATACTAAGAGCACAGTGTTCACGGACTACCGCACAGTCACCGACACAGTCCTCGTCCCCGGAGCACGCTACGGTTATAGACAGCTCTAGCACCTTCATCCATGCTAAGATTTTTAAAGAACATAATATTAAACATATTTAACATTATCGGTCTGTATGATCTATTAAACTTGATTAAAGAATTTTTCTTTAAaagctaactttgtgtccatattaaatacttgtgtatatatatttgattATGAAATTTGTTAAGCAGTTGGAAAGATTGAGTAAATACTTGTATGCTGTATTATTAAAGGTTCCGATAATGTgggttatacataatgaaatatttCCTAGGCGGAATGTCTAGTAAACAAACTTCTAACTATTCGGCAACTTGAGAGAGGCGTCATTGCGACTAGAGGTTCACGCAGCGTCTCTCCTACAAATATTGATGATGCCTCTGAGGACACTGGGGAAACCACATCTGCATACCACACATTTAGATCATGAACGTCACCCGGTCTTAGAGGATCTAGATGGAGATTTTCTAGCCGGCAAACATCACAGCAAGGCAAACAGATTGGAGGCGAAACGCCGCCAACTTAGAGGTTTACAGAGACCATGCCGGCACCACGCGGCCTCGGTATAAACTTCCACAGCTCGGCCAAGGTAGGCCATGTTCTTCTTATTTGCAAACTTTCATCATTGC is from Procambarus clarkii isolate CNS0578487 chromosome 54, FALCON_Pclarkii_2.0, whole genome shotgun sequence and encodes:
- the LOC123771289 gene encoding uncharacterized protein; translated protein: MSSCSWVLLIWTTLVISQNLVFAQLPTPGSGYGSQTRGAASTSSQGSSGQQGSGPVVGGGPGVGSGPLLGAGLGLGSGEVVGINLGHGIGGGPAGSSGQGVGGGDRAGQVSSGPRDTSGSSGPAPYAGARYGSPQVSRVDALFNPTVTQLFTIDRFVTLTDQAFQSVAVTLTSLTVQTVTTGTRAVAQTPVDDRVALQTTVVVRPSTLTVTYVQSDFRIVTERSLDYVTLAHTSYVILQTTYTTTATQVLSYTTTLVRTNINTKSTVFTDYRTVTDTVLVPGARYGYRQL